AATATACCAATTAATTTAAATCTTTAATTTTGAGAAGGATATAGCCCTTGAGTTGCAATACAAAAACTAAGTACCAAATATGGCGGCATATTATTATGCGCTTGGCTTGCACCTGCATTGGCAAGGGTAAGATCGGTGGTTGTTCCCAAACTGCCCACTTGCACCATGCCGGTAACTTGGGTACCTGTCCCCAACACTTGCCCCGTAGATGTGGTGAGGGTATGGGTGTGTTGTGGCATTTCGGCAACCGTAAGTGTATGCGTTGGAGTGCCTCCTATTTCCCCAATGGTATAAGGGGATAGCCCAAAGCCTTCCCCAAAATGTATGGGGCAACGCCCACGAAA
Above is a window of Rhodothermia bacterium DNA encoding:
- a CDS encoding phage tail protein; translation: MDDPFIGEILITAFNYAPQGWALCNGQILNINTNAALFSLLGTTYGGNGVTTFALPDFRGRCPIHFGEGFGLSPYTIGEIGGTPTHTLTVAEMPQHTHTLTTSTGQVLGTGTQVTGMVQVGSLGTTTDLTLANAGASQAHNNMPPYLVLSFCIATQGLYPSQN